A window of Halomonas sp. GFAJ-1 contains these coding sequences:
- a CDS encoding flagellar FlhE → MGLASSVQAAPGSWSSQVPSVMVAMSDRVSSSQPIVAPSAAQVGNAVIDRIQWRYEAPPASPVNAWLCHPEQCIPLNSMRGSTMALAGKHADAPLYFRFALTPGQRPVRVQGLQAIVNYQ, encoded by the coding sequence ATGGGGTTGGCAAGTAGCGTACAGGCAGCACCTGGCAGTTGGAGCAGCCAAGTTCCCAGTGTCATGGTCGCCATGAGCGACCGGGTCAGCAGCAGCCAGCCCATCGTAGCGCCCAGCGCAGCGCAAGTGGGAAACGCAGTGATTGATCGGATACAGTGGCGGTATGAGGCGCCACCGGCGTCGCCAGTCAATGCTTGGCTATGTCACCCTGAACAGTGCATCCCACTTAACAGCATGCGGGGTTCCACTATGGCATTAGCCGGAAAGCACGCCGATGCGCCGCTGTACTTTCGTTTTGCCTTAACGCCCGGCCAGCGGCCGGTACGGGTACAGGGGCTGCAAGCCATCGTGAATTACCAGTAA